A region of the Arachis hypogaea cultivar Tifrunner chromosome 15, arahy.Tifrunner.gnm2.J5K5, whole genome shotgun sequence genome:
AACAGCTTCCTGATCAGTTGTGAGCACATCAATTGTGGTGTGTTAACTGGAATATCCTCTATTCATTCATTATTTGGAACTTTATGGTTACAGAAACAACTTAGTTTCTCACATATTGTTAGaaccaatgaaaataataatgCTTTATCAATACTTCTTGTATGTTAAAAGGAACTAGTCGTTGAAATTTTATGCAGCAGGCTTGAATTATTGTGGCTTTATTTTCATCAGATATGCTATTACTGGTTTAGACGCCGTGACTTGATTTATATGTAACTTGTTAATGGTGGCTCTTTTTTCCAAGTTTGCAAACTGCAAAGTGCCTTTTCGTGCTTACTAATACTCTGTCTCTTGCTGTTGTTGTGTGGGAGTGGGAcgatattgaaaaagaaaagagaaaggttCCAAATTTGGAAGAACTTGTCTGCAAGTAAAAGGCGTTTTGGTTATATTCCCCATGTAAGAGGGCAAGATGTATTGTATTACCTTCAGATATGTTGATTGAACATGAAACGATTTTTATAAGCAAATTTCCTAACCGCTTATCATTTTATGCAGAGGATCTGAAGCCTGCCTCCTAAAGATTCATTTCTCGACAATAAAATAATAGAACAAATAAGATACAGTATTCACTTAATTCTTTTATCTCTGTAATTTTAGCTAAATGTAtgaatattttaagaaaaaaagtttAGGAGAGAAAGATTATTGTTAATTTGAAAAGCGGGTATACAAAAATAAGTAAGTGACAATATCAAAGACTATGACACGGTTAGGCAAAGAGTGCCCTTCCCTGGCCAACTTATTATTAGCACATGCATTGGCCTCCCCAATATACAAATTTCATGTGCACATGCCAATCTTCAGCCACCAAATTCCTAATGGCTGAAATTAACTAACTATACATGTCCATTGTCGGTGACAGGAACGcctaaaacaaaattttgaatCACACTTTCAAGTGTCAAATTCTTCAATGCAAAATTACAAGTAGCATTTTCTTCATTTGCATCCTTGCCTAGTGAACAACACGCATAAATTTTCTGCATTCAAATCTCTGGCCATTCCAATCTATGCGACTATGCATCAAATGTATGGAACTTTCACGTAATGGTTAGACTCCTAATTACATACCCAGAAGAGCAGAAGTGTAAATGTTGACTACAACATTATAATGCTTCTATATATGATTCAGGTCAATATGAAACTGCAATCTTCCATGACAGCCTATACATAACACCACCCATCAGAGTATACGCAGACGTGTGAAACTGAATTTTGACAAGTTCAACGTGTGAAAATAAATTATtccatttttaattttacatCTTGATATACTGATATAGTATGCTTTGTACGTGCCAGAGCACTAGCTAGGAAGTTATCTATTATACATGGGAAGAACACTTATGTTTGGGATTAGTAAGCATAGCTTGCCGCTTGCTCAGCTACAGCTTTCTTTGTTCTTATGCTTTAGAATGTCTCTGTTGATTTTACACTTAAAGGGGTTGACTGCTGCTGATTTGACTTATTTTGATGGCAGAGCACGCCAGCTGTCAGCGAGATGCATGGCATGATCACGTGAAGCTGCTGAAAGCCGGTGTGAAGCTTCATTCTTGACATGAGAAGCACCTCTTTCACCAGCCCGAGTAGCAAGTTCCAAGTATACCACAGCTTTCATCATGTCTCCCTCCTGTACACATGTAAAACCTTTATCAGGAATACATTTTAATCAAAATATTGTCCACCTTAGACTCAATCAAATCCTCTAGTTTCAATTATCAATTACCATAAGGCTTAAGAATATCTTAGTCCTTGCTGCAATAGTATAAATAAATTCCAAATGGGAAtggaatcaacaacaacaaagctaTCTCCCTCTAATTTGGGGTTCACTATAATAATAATGTCAACAAATTTCAGAACTGAGGCAAATGATTCTCAAACAGAAATTTGGTGTGGGTGTGGGTGTCCGTGTGTGTCTCCACATATGATACACTTGTAAACTAGCTGAACTAAGGTTAGGACAGAGAGATCAATAAAACAAAGTAATGCATTGATTTCCAGAAAAAGTAAAGGTGATGAAGAAGTCAATATAATATAAAGAAACACCTAGCTGACAATTAACAAGCTTCTAGAACTAGTAAGTATAGAAAAATACCAGATTCAAAATAAAGTGCCTTCCTGCAATGATGTGTGGATTTCATTGAGGAAAGTTAACCCAGACATTTTGCCTGTTTcattggatttggatcctctaaagtttgaattttactttagagagtaaagtgtgatcttctatccttgaatagtttttctttcatatttatttttggtcccacctatgaaatcaaCGGTGAgatatcacactttactctctaaagtgaaatccaaactttagaggatccaaatccgttTCATTTACTCTTTAGCTCCACGCTAAAAATGCAAAAGAGTGGTATCAAGAGGTTAGGACTTACCGAGAAGAGAGCCAGTCCATGCTCATACTGAGCTTTACTGTGACCACGATCTGCAGCCCGCTTCATCCATTTTCTTGCCAATTGATTACTGTGTGTCAAGCCATCCCCAAAAGAGTAGCATAAGGAGATATTATACATGGCTCGCACATACCCTCCTTCTGCAGCTTTCAGATACCATCTTGCCTGTTTCAAGGAAAACAAGTTAAAAGCAAAGATCATATAATATATCATGATGACGATGGATCTTAAAAATAGCTGAAACTATAAACTAATTGTAAAACATAGATCCAACTGAAAATGGAAAAATATGCAGATAGGAAAAGGATAGAGCACCCACAGCTTCTTTCATATTGCTCTTGGTCCCACAACTTCGATGCAGAGTGAGTGCAAGTTGGTACTGGGCACGAGCATTCCCACCAACGGAGGCTTTCCGCAACCATTTTATAGCTTCCTCAGTCTTTGGAGGTTCAGCTGTATAGCAAAGGTACAACAACATCAGAAAACTAACCATCAACAAAACTATATTTTGGCAATCTAAAGataataatataacaataatacacatgCAGGCATAAAGAGTAACCCTCACTCCTAAATACCACGAAACAACAGAAGAATAACTCCTAAGCCTAGATTTCATTTTTCAAGCTAACACTCACAGAATTTATTCCTAGCCACCATCCATCTTGACAAAGAGCCATGAATACCACATAACATAAATTTTTTGGTCAGAAGTCGAAACCACAGGTATAGAGGAAATCCAGTTCAAACCGAAGAGAACCTCTTGGGCAGCAAAACTCTCCATTCCAAGTTTTAACATAGCTGCATATCTGACCAGGGCTTGAACAGTTGAACCAAATAACTTTTGGTCAAGCAAACAAAGGCATCTGTGAGCTGAATTACGTATTCATTGGTTTGTTCCACAGGGAAAGCCTAAAATGACAATGATAATGTACCCAAGTCCAGAAATAATGCAATTCCCAACCTTCCCGCGTTTATTCCCGTGTTCTTTCTGGTGTATTCTAAGCCATTGAATATGAACTAATCTAGTTTGAGCTAAAGTCAACAGACTATGAACAGCACAAATATGCTTTATCCAATATCCACAATTAGAAACTCAACCTTTAAATTAGTTTAGAAAATAAATACCTTGCAAATACGAAATCCCTAAATTGCACTGTGCGGCATGGTTTCCGAGCTCCGCAGATTTCAGGAACAAATCGAGGGCTCTCTGCTTCTCCCCTCTCTCCCAATACATGAGCCCGGCGTCCACCATGGCGAGTGCAGACCCACGCGCCGCCGCCTTCTCGAACGACTCCAGTGCCTTTTCTGCGTTCTGTTTCACCCGTGGGCTTCCGTGCTTGAACTTCTTCCCCCACCGGAGCAGCATCATCGCCTCTCTCAGCGGCCGCAACGCCTCCCACCACGACCGGCACACCACCGACGCCGCCTTCAGGGTTGGGTCATCGAACGACGCTGCTATCTTCGCCATCACGTCGTACGGTAGCGCCGAGAAGCCAGCGCCGACGTCGGAAGGTGCAGCCGGCAAGGGAGGAGGGTGGCTGTGGGAGCAGCGACGAACAAAACGAGTGTGTTTCGCGGCCGAGGAAGAGGACGGGGTGTCGGTTGGGAAGGGGAAAGAGGAGAAGGGTGAGGAAGAGGAGGCGCGTGGCCATGTTCGGTGCTTCATTATGCTCCGGCACGGTGGCGGTGGTGCTAGTGTTAGAGAACGTGTGGCGTGTGGTTTCGTTCAGGAGTGTAAGACACTGAGACGACGTCGCTGTGTTGGGTTTTGGTGAGGCATTTtcatttctttattttcattttcaatttcaattttgccTTCGCATCAAAGTCAGCTATGACATGACTTGTAAAATTGATTAATTCATgatcatttaataatttttttgttattaattttcttACATGTGAATTTCTACTTTTGTTTATTTACGACGAATACAATGTGTTTCTAATAAAACAGAggaaaaaatgtttttttaatgatttgttattataattaataaataaaataatttattatttaattttaatcttacgAAActcattatatttatttatttttattaaaataatttttaaaagagttAAACCTCAAAGTGGTCCATGAAATTCACAAAATGCACCGATTTAATCCCTGATTTTCCAATTGCACCAAATAAGTCCTCCAGATTGGAAAAAATGCATCAACGTGGTCCCCCTCATATTTTCTGGTCATGTTCGTTGTTGGTGGGAGTGACGTGGCGAATGAGTGCCACGCTGGAGTGTCTACCGGTTGGCTGATGTGGCAAATGAAAGTTTTTATGACCCAATTTGGTCCCTAACCCCTTTTTAAACCCTAACTCACAAGTAGCGCAGCACTTCTTCGTCAgctaccttcttcttccttggtCATTCTCGTACCCATTGCTTTGCTGGTTGGATGATGGTTGGACGTGCAGATGAAAGAGAGGGAAGTTCTATGCGATCAACCACAAGGAGGCCAAGTCAGAGTAGAGGCACGCGAGTACCAGAGCGGTGTGGGTGTGGGAAACATCCTGTGCTCCGATGGTCTGGAACGGAGACCCACCCAAATAAGCCCTTCTTTGGATGCCCGAATTACAACGTGAGTGTTTTCTGAAGATTTGTTGTTGACTATTTTGATGGTAACTGTTAAATTTCATGTTCACAGAGTAGTGGAAGAAGATGGTGTGGGTTCTTTCAATCGGTAGACATTGAAGAAGATGATAAAGAAAATTTGGAAGACACTGCGGCATACAACAATGAAGAAGTGAGCGTCAGTCTTACTTTGAGGATTGGCAATTTGGAGGCTGAGTTAAGGAcccagaaatatatgatacaaATGTTAGGGTTGCTGTTTTTCTCTGTTAGTTGTTGTTTTAGTCGTGATGGTAAAAATGTAAGAACTGTGT
Encoded here:
- the LOC112749963 gene encoding F-box protein At1g70590, translating into MKHRTWPRASSSSPFSSFPFPTDTPSSSSAAKHTRFVRRCSHSHPPPLPAAPSDVGAGFSALPYDVMAKIAASFDDPTLKAASVVCRSWWEALRPLREAMMLLRWGKKFKHGSPRVKQNAEKALESFEKAAARGSALAMVDAGLMYWERGEKQRALDLFLKSAELGNHAAQCNLGISYLQAEPPKTEEAIKWLRKASVGGNARAQYQLALTLHRSCGTKSNMKEAARWYLKAAEGGYVRAMYNISLCYSFGDGLTHSNQLARKWMKRAADRGHSKAQYEHGLALFSEGDMMKAVVYLELATRAGERGASHVKNEASHRLSAASRDHAMHLADSWRALPSK